In the Prionailurus viverrinus isolate Anna chromosome A3, UM_Priviv_1.0, whole genome shotgun sequence genome, ACAAAGATACTTTAATTTTAATCCCTCTTATAAAAAGGCATATGCCTCCCAAACCCCTAGATGGCTGGttcattatagttttatttatggTGATATTATGCTCgtaattcatataaatatattcccCTGGGCTGAATGCATGGGAAAGGAATTTTTGTctgcctagaatagtgcctggcaaaTAACAGATGCTCTAAAATTTGTGCTGAAAGAACAAATGATATAAATCCAATATAACAAGATAGACCCTAGCAAGTAAGTATGTTTTGATACCTTCTTTTAGGGCAAAAGATACTCCAATGATATGCCCTCTGTCTAGAAACCTCAGCTCATGACCTTGTACCTGAGGCCATAATTTCCCAAGATATTCAACTATTTACTAAGGGTCCTTAATAAGTGCCTAATAGTCTAGATgattcttttgatgtttatttattttagtgccCATTAGTCTAAAAAGTGAAATGACAGTATTAGAACTTGTCAACTTGACTAGTATATATGACATTACACTAACTcctgagaaaatgggaaaaagcgTTGGTCTTTATTATGAAAACCTGTATTAACTTTTGTTCCTTCCTAatatactcttaaaaatgaagttttggggtgcctgggtggctcagtcagttaggcccaTGTCATGATCCTGCacttcttgggtttgagccccacgttgggctctgtgctgacagctcagagcctagagcctgcttcagattctgtgtctccctctccctctgcctctgcccctcccctgcttgtactctgtctcccaaaaataaataaatattaaaaaaaaaaaaaaaatgaagtactgacCTGCCCTGATCTTGCCTCTAATGGCACAGAGCTAACAGGTATGGAGTCACACACACTTAGCAATTGAGTCTCTGCTCTTCGTACTGCTTACTAGAAACAAGTTACTTCAACTTGCAGAGTGCTTCCTCATCATGTACACACAAGGCTTATTGTGAGGCTTAAATCAAACAATAAAGCACTTAGCCcccagctttattattttttaatgtttattttagagagagagagagcacgcgcccacacacgagtcggggaggggcagagagagagggaaagtcaTCGCTCCCTCTCTCGTGAGTACCACTCACTCAAGCCAAGAACTGAAAACAATTGTATCTCCCAGGAGCAGGGGGTTAGCTCTTGGTAGCTATGAATTTGCTTCTCACTCAGGTAAAACTGGGAAGCTAGAatatgaaaaaacagaaatgccCCCAAGCACTCAGGTTGCTATTTGAATTTAATtatgctctggaaaaaaaaaaaaatttaattgatagGTTCATGTTTAAAAGCTCCTGTGATTTTGAAACAAGTAACTTCTGAGGAAAAAGTACTTAGTTATGGCCCAAAAAGTAGACCTTTTTACAACATGCAATCCAAAACCTAAACGTTCCTCACAAGTATAGGGTTTTTTGAACCCTAAACACAAGAATGGCTCTTGTGATTACTCCTTGAGggcaaaagcagcagcagcacatGAACCATTTTGGCAGTGTAGAATGAAGCTTACATAATcgtttgagaattaaatgagaaaatacagagTCACATATACAAAGTACTCATTAAACAGTTGTTGCATTACTGTACCATCAGGTAGGCAATACTATCACCGAGTGGTAGGGAAGTGAGTGAAGGGAGAAGGTGAAGAACTTGCAGAGTAAGTGCTTACTAACTTCCCTGTTACGTCAAGGTCACGCACCCAAGAAAGGATTTTACCCCAGGCTCCTGACTCGATAGCCTCTGCACTTCCCACTCATAAAATGCGCCGCATATGTTATGAGCAAATCTCTCCTGGCCCCTGTAAAGCAGTAACTCAGAAAACAAGACTATGAAGATTCGCGTGGTATTCCTACTTGTATGAAGACTTCCACTGGGGTGACACAAGGCGCCAAAACAAACCGCAGTTTATCAGAAGCTTGGGGATCAATATCGATGAATACTTCTCGCCATCCTTGCGGAGTTTTCTAAACACAAAATAACACATAAAAACTAATTCTTACAAGTTTTTTCCTCAAAACTGCCTCCCCAAAATAACTATTAATTCTCTCCTGCCATATACAAGATAGATGACTAACATTTACAAAGGATTTTACCACTTAAAATCACTTGAAGGCATTACTTCAATTCCTTCAAACAGTAAGACGGACAGATGAAAACTACTAGTATTGGTTAGATAAGTGATGGAGCTGAAGATAAACTAAGCAGCATGGAAAGTGCCCCCTAACATGGAAAACAGACTCTGAAGGACTAATCAAAAGCTTTTGCTAACAAATCAATGCATGCTCTTAGCCTTAAAAATTACCAGGACACATACATTACCACCAAATCTTAAGTCTGCTCACTTCAGtttcaatgaggaaaaaatttAATCTTTGGATATCAAAACTATTGGTTAAAATGTAATCCTTCCTTGCAATAAAGCCATTTACCATGTTATATTCTCACATATCTTTGTCCTtggaaaaataagcttttttattgaaattcaaattagttaacatacagtgtaatcttgacttcaggagtagattccagtgattcatctcttacctatgacacccagtgctcatcccaaaacgtGTCCTCCTTACTGCCCATCCCCGatttaatccatccccccccacctcccctccagcaaccctccatttgttctctgtgtttaagagtctcttatgggaaATAAACATTCTTAATAGTTATCCTAAGACAATTAAGATTCTACTTAaccttttacttttgcttttcaattatttatattcATCAGAATTCCAAACAGAGTTAACTTTAACAGTAATCAAATACCATTCACGTTTATTCTTCCAACATAAGCCCCTTTGTTATTCAATTATAAATATGACTTTATCCCATCAATACCTGAAACTTATGCACAGGAAGAACATCAAAAAATTCATGTGCAAGATAAAAGCTGTACCctatttaaaaacagaaggaaaacatagTTTCAGCATTAAGGCAGTATCTAATCGTTCTTTTgaacatcaacaaaagaaagcgcCTAGCAGATCGAGTAGGAACCTGAGGTGGCTTCCACAACCATCGCTACCAGAGAATCATCCACCTCAGGCACTGCTTCGCCTACTCTGAGAACACGCTCAAGACCAATTACTACCGTCCTTATTTTCCACATATCCGGACCCGACGGCCAAAACATCCCAATTATCAATTTAACCCTTTATTCACCACAGGGCATGAAAGAAATTAGAACCCAAATTTGTTAGCTAAAAGAGGCTTTGAACTTCCTAAAATCATCTGAGACAGCTGAGCCCAGGACTCGCCGAGGTCGCTTGCCAAGGTCAGACCACCACTTTAGGTGGGAGCAGAGGTCCATCAACATAGTGGATGGTCCCTGCAGAGTGCAGGGATTTTCCCACCTCTCTGAAGGTAAGCAAGGATGTTCAAAAGATGAGACAGTTAAACTCAAACCACCTAACTCTGCTTCCATCAGTCCCCACCGCCTTGGACTGCCTCAGCGACAGTGCTATCTTAGGGGTCAGGAAAAACTTAAAGGTACAATAGGGATCTATCTACATTTTTGTGCAAAACCATATGAAAGGCATTTCTCCCTATTATTAggcatgttatttttttaatacaatgcTACTTTCTAGAAACAAATTTGCTATTCCCTATGAGTAAGGGTCCTGGTGGCATCGCATCAACGTACTATAGTGCTCTACACGTTTGTAGTCGCCTATCATCGCTGGGATGGGTGGTAATCAAAATTAGCTCATCACGCAGTGTAAACTAATTACCTTTTGGAACATCTTGCAGATCTCGGTACCAGGAAATTGGAATCCCAGATTTAGTAACACCTTTCATATATGCGGGGGATCCAGGATTTCGCTCTAGAGGGACCTTCTCTTCAGTCAGTGTTAATGCTTGAATCTCACTCAGTTTTTCGCTCACCTCTACCAGATGTATTGAAATGTCACAGTTTTTCAGCACAGATCCCAGCTGACTGAACAcctaaatacaaaaagaaagaaaaaaatggcaaaatacaatGTGTTGAGTAGATTTTAGGTTTTCTAACCATTTCCCTTAACACTTTGCTCATGTCACAGAAGTAAAATTTGGTTTCAGAGGAACTTCACACAAGCCACTCTCCAGCAGTCCGTGAGATTCATAAACTATCAGTTATTACAGTCTACATGAAAGACGAACAATGCACAATTTGGTTTCCTAAtgagaaaaattagaattaagaCTAACAAACATTAAAGATTCAGCATCCAGTAAATAATCAGACTAGGGAGTCTAAAGAGAgaacaaaaacatgaaatgtaTATATCCCCCTGATTTTATGAAGCTGCTATGTCTGTGAAATAATCTCATCTTTGAGATGTTTCAACTGTGTTCTCAGGAAATCAAATTCGAAGGGCACTAAAAACTTGACAGTTTAACTTCGCAgttctttcaatttttaattttttttagccacACACATTTATAACTGTtgtaaacatgaagaaaaaaggaGTACACTGATATTTTATCAATATCTCAATGCTAAAAATTCAATGCCAAGGCATAAAGTACgccaatagtatttttcatttgaatGTAATTTTCACTGCTGATTTGCCTCCTATTTTTGAGATCTGAATAAGCAGGTATAGGCTAATAATAAGACAATTTTTCCAAATTTCGTTTGGAAATGAAACTACAAATGGAAAACTTCCCAAGAGAAAAATCCTTCAGAAATTAtgatcaaaaaatgaaaacaaatccataattatgtctttgtccattttcttaacattcttttaaattctttagcTTTTTAAAGTTCTTAGGACTTGACCTAAAGAAGCATCCTGTATGCATTTTAAGAGCTGTGGGCTTGATTTTTATTGTACCTGAAACAAGACAATATTATTTGAGAACCTTATTAAGTATTTTGTATTCAAATGACTTTGCCAATTTAAAGCGATAAAATAGAACACTGGAAACATAAAACAGTGGTTCATTTCTTTTACCCCCAAATATGATATAATCAGGGTatctgtcatttttaaaaatcctttgatTCCAAATTTCAAGCAAAAATCATACTGCATCAAGACATTCAAATGTATActgaatatgtttttgtttttaaaagcctaaTGGATTCCAAAACAGTGTAACTACAAAAGTTTAACAAACACAATTACTTGTCATGTACTATAAACAATATTCCTCCTCTTTAGTGTTTTTACAAAACATTAGGTAGAGTGCTAGAAATAACAATACATGGAAAGATACCGCATCTTTGGTTAAAGTGACACAACCCTTCCCTTCGAAAATGTGTCCTCCCTCACCCTCAGATGCCACCACCATcatttcctgctctttctttataaatgttcCTAATTGCATTTGTATCACCAAACACAAATTGTTGAATGTTGACATTTGGGGATTTTATATAGATACAATCATATGATCCGGATTCTTTTACAAATTGTTATTTTCACTCACAAGACACTGAGGTCCATCTGAGTGTTGTGCATTCTGCTGTGATTTCATGCAGTTTCACAACCCTTGATGTTCCACTGTATGTCTGACTGTACCACAATTTATTGATCTATTTTCCCATTgataggcatttgggttgtttccattttttttgctcttctaaataatgctgctgtcTTCTTGACCATGTTTCCTGGTACACATCTGCACTAGCTCCTGTAGGGCACACGTCTAGCAGTAAAAGTGCTGCTGGCTCATACAGTATAAGTTACTGTGACGTTAGCAGACGATGCCCAATAAGCACGTCTCAAAGTGCTTACCACAAATTACACTCTTACAAACAGTGTCTGCGAGTCCCCATTGCTCCCCATCTCTCCATCTTCAACAACCCTTGGTGATGCCAAATGTGCTAATCTTGCGGACACGGTGGTATCTCACTCTgattttaactttcatttccttGACTACCAATCAGTCtgagcatctttttgtttttactaccCATGAGGACTTCCTCTTTCATGAAGGGCCTGTTCACATCTTTAGCCTGACTTTTCTATTGAGTTATCTGTCACCTTCTTAATGATTGAAAGGAATTCTTCATGTATGCTAACTACCAGTTCTTTATGTGTTACAAAAAACTACTCCCACTTTGCAGCTTGTCTTATCACTCTCTTTATgtgtcttttgaaaattttttttaatgcttgtttatttttgagagagaaccagagcatgagcgggcgaggggcagacaaagagggctccaggctctgagctgtcagcacagaacctgacgcggggctggaactcacagaccatgagatcatgacctgagctgaagtcggacgctaaaccaactgagccacccaggcgcccctacagtgtctttgaagaataaaaaattcctaatttctttaaagaacaaTAACTTCTTAAATTTAATGTAGTTGAAATTATCCCTCTATTCATCTTTACCTTTATGGCTTCTACCCTTTATATAATTCACAAATTCTTTTCCCACCTAGAagacaaatatattctcccatgaTGTCTTCTAAAGGTTTTAAACTTTTCCCTTTCACATTCTCCCTACCCTCACTTTTTAGATTACAAACAGACAACAATAAGTAATGATTCATTATATCATTCTGACATTGTAttttggcagagaaagaggaggtaaGGAGAGGACCGAAAGCCACTGAAGTCAATGAAGTTTGCAAACAAATCAAAAGAACAAAGGTTCAGGCAAGTACACGAGACTCTGAAGACGTTCCTTTTATTACTTACTCTCAAAATATCTCCCAAGAGGGTACCCCTGCCTGGGCCCAGTTCCACCAGTTGGAAAGCTGCATTTTTTCCAGTGGCCATCCATTCACTAATGAACCATATACCTAGCAGCTgcgacaaggaaaaaaaaaaactgtactgaAATATTATAGCGTAAAAGTATATAAAACTCCAAGGAAATATGCACTTTACGCCAGAAAGcaaaatatttgccaatgacCACATGTATGTCATTtactatgtacatatatgtatgcacatcCAGAAGACTCATGGAGGTGGCATTACAAAAGACACCACTTAGGAAGCCTAGTAACAGAGCACCATTAAAAGGCAGCCCCACTGTAAGAGGTCCCCTGACACAAGGAAGAGGCTAGCACTTCCAGAAAGGTGCTGCTGTTGGGACAGCAGACAGACATATGAAATAAGATGATGCCATTTCTTTACATTCATATGACTGATACGATTACATGGCTTTTTAGGCACAATTACCATTTTTAATACCTGGATTCCACTTCCTCTTGTGTactactttctatttctaaattCATGGGGGGGATTTTATGTGGAAATCAATGAACTGGAATTCCTGAGGAGAACTGAAAATTTGTGAGGGGGGTTTCCACTGGAACTACGGTACAACCACggcagggtggggcctgagagcACATCTCGCCCCACGAACTCCTCAGGGTTTTGCAACTTTTCTCCcttcacttttctctctctcttttctctattaTTCTGTATTCCTCCAGcatataaatgattaaaaattaaaacttttgatgAGTCACAAAAGCAAAGGTGTAAAACACTACTTACTACAGAAGAATACAACCTGATCTGCTCTCAAGTGTTTGTGATACTAgcttttttaattaatgtttgttttgagagacacagagagagagagagaggcatgcaaagacagagggacagagaatcccaagcaggcttttttTGCACCtttagcacacagcccaatgcagggctcaagctcatgaactgttagatcataacctgagccaaaatcaacagtcagacacttaaccaactgagccacctaggcgcccagaTATTAGCTTCTTTTATAGTTGAAATTGACGATTACCTCCCCAAAGATCTGACTTATTTCCGGTGAAGTAATGAAATCTCCTTTTTCTCCTAGCATGTCACGATACACGTAATATCCCTGAGTAAAAAGAGAAAGTGGAGAAAATGGATTAACTTTCAAGTAAGTTTTGTAAAACACCCCTCCAGAATCTTACATAACGTATACAATGACAATGACATAATCGTTTGGTAAGAAAGTTCCGTCTTCTAAATAAACATGATAAGCACTGTGACTTAATTTAAACTTTACACAGCACCAATCACATTGCAGAACTATACTATCCCAACATGACCCCTCCTTGACCATCAAGGCAGAAGCCACGCCACATCCATCTCCACACCcgccagcccctccctgctcccaacACCCAACACAGTAAGATCCTGCTTACTGTGTTTCTATTTCcaagaaaagtttttttgttgtttttttttttaattagcccTCTTTGTCCACAAATCCATGCCATTGCAGatgctctcctttctccctgcctgTTTCCCCCTGGCAATCTTACACTCAATAAAAGTGAGtatctgctcaaatgtcaccctccctgacctcctcctccagccctccaACTTCAGACTAAATGCAGTGCTTCcttttatgtgcttatttatttatgtatctgtgtTCCTCACCAAGAAACACAGTTATTCGGGATAGAGAACTATCTTATTTACCATACTATTCCAAGTTTCAGCATACTGTCTAAACTTCAAGAAATACTCAAGAATTCTGTTAAAAATTCCTCTATGCTCCTCAAGCCCCTTCTTTCACCATCTTACTCTTTGCAGGTGACCTGGGCTCCAGTCTACACAGGAAGTAAAGAATGTTACAAAATAGGACTGACTCAGCTTCCTGACCCCAACTGGCCTCCACCTGCTCCCATTCGTTCCTCGGAACTCAAAGGATGAAATGCCTTCACCTTCTGCTCTTACCCAAACCTAATCCCACCACCTGTGCTCTGGACCACTGCCTCTCCTCACACAGCCCTCATAGGCCAGGATCTTGTTATCATCCCCTTCTCTTATAGCTTTAACTTCCCTCTCTCAGCAGCAGAAATATACTTGAGTCactctcaacttaaaaaaaaaacaaaaaacaacttttcaCTTCATACAGCATCTCCCCCTCTAGCCTTTCTCTTCATAAGTGAAGATTGCAGGGATGTTTTTGTGGTGCATTACAAACCACTCTGGTAGCCTAATGAAGGCTATGGATCCCTTCatacaatgtttttaaatgcaagaCTTTAAAACAcatagggttaaaaaaaaaaaaaagaaaaatacttatccagtatttaaaaactaaactgatgatataataatatatatgcagCTTTAGAAGTATGTTAATAAAGCCAAACTTAAGGTCCAATAAGTAACAAAGTTTTGAAATACGGATGAGCACAATGGTATTGTGAGATACCTACGATCACTCTGTTGGGTATGACAACATCAGTGATTTCCACTAATGTTAAAGTCACAGGTATTACTGATGCCACAGGATGTCTCCTCTGTTCATAATGAGAGAAATGCTAACTTTCAGAAGCTAAggaggtaaatgcaaattaaacccatgagataccacctcatgttAGGTCACCATGAAAAACACAAGAGATGACAAATGTcggtgtggatgtggagaaaagggaacccttgtgcactgttggtgggactgtaaaatggtacagccaccatggaaaacagtatggaagatcctcaaaaactttaaaatagaataccatatgattcagcaattccacttctagaatatatccaaagaaaatgaaaacactacctCGAAAAGAGACCTGCACCTCCATGTTCGCAGCAGCATTGTCTATAACAGGCAAGACATGGGAACAGcctgtgtccatcaatggatgaatggataaagaaactgtggtatataAACAGGAGGGCACATGCAGCCACACAAGGGATATCCCTGGAGCATGTGGTTCTGGTGACCAGGGGAGACCGCACATAAGGTACCAGAAGACCTGTTTTAcacaaggccactactttcaagaccaAAAGATGTAGCTGgtttaacaaatacatatatacaaacacagagagtgaaacaaaatgaggggacagaggactatgtcccaaatgaaagaacaaagcaaaatcacagaaaaaaCAGCTAAATGAAACTCAGATAAGCAATAACCCTAataataaagagttcaaagtaatggccATAAAGAAACTCGGCAGACTTAAGAGTGAATGAATGCAGTGAGAACTTCAcaagaagatagaaaatattcaaaaagaaccagtcagagctgaagaatataataattaaaatgaaaaatatcctaGAGGGACTCAACagcagattagaggatgcagGACAGATTAGTAATCCAACAGGataatgaaaagcaaacaaactgaagaccaaaaagaaaaagaatttaggggtgcctgggtggttcagttggttgagcatccaacttaggttcaggtcatgatctcacagctcataggtttaagctccacatcgggctctgtgctgacagctcagagtctgaagcctgtttagattctgtgtctccctctctctctctctgcccctcccctgctcgtgctctgtctctctctctttcaaaataaataaacctttaaaaaacaatttaaaaaatgagaataagttAAAGGAATTCTGCAACATCTTCAGGCATAATAGCATTCACATTATTAAGAATCCCagaaggatgagagagagaggttggCGAAAatcttatttcaagaaataatagttgaaaacttccctaatctgaggaagaaaGCAGACATCCAGGAAGCACACAGAACACGTAACAAGACAAACCAGGGAGGTACACAAcaagacacatcataattaaaacCGCATAAAGTAAtgataaagacagtcttttcttttttcattttttaaaaatctttctttatttttaagagagagagagagacagagtgagagcagggaaggaacagagagagagggagatgcagaatccggagcgggctccaggctccaagctgtcagcacagagcccaacgtggggcttgaacccatgaaccatgaaatcatgacctaagctgaagtcagacgcttaaccgactgagccacccaggtgcccccatagagACAGTCTTCAAAGCAgcaagaggggcccctgggtggctcagtcagttaaccattcgactttggctcaggtcacgatcttgcatttcatgactttgagccccgtattgggctctgtgctgacacttcagagcctgaagtctgctttggattctgtgtctccctctctctgctcctacccagctcattctctcttaaaactaaacaaac is a window encoding:
- the NDUFAF7 gene encoding protein arginine methyltransferase NDUFAF7, mitochondrial isoform X2 translates to MLGEKGDFITSPEISQIFGELLGIWFISEWMATGKNAAFQLVELGPGRGTLLGDILRVFSQLGSVLKNCDISIHLVEVSEKLSEIQALTLTEEKVPLERNPGSPAYMKGVTKSGIPISWYRDLQDVPKGYSFYLAHEFFDVLPVHKFQKTPQGWREVFIDIDPQASDKLRFVLAPCVTPVEVFIQSDETRDHVEVCPEAGVIIQELSQRIALTGGAALIADYGHDGTKTDTFRGFCGHKLHDVLIAPGTADLTADVDFSYLRRMAEGKVASLGPIKQQTFLKNMGIDVRLKVLADKSDEPSRQQLLQGYDMLMNPKKMGERFHFFALLPHQRLHGGSHPMNACQSKPSPSPVAGFGELAWR